In a single window of the Subtercola sp. PAMC28395 genome:
- a CDS encoding RNA polymerase sigma factor, producing MQAEQPQPQPQPQPHGSLPLGDADDRTIVGRAADGDVRAFEVLVRRYGPLMRAYARRVLGNNDETDDVVQESFITAWQQLPNLNDGSVVKSWLMRIVSRKSIDRIRARKLHVDIDDHDQPAPAAEAPAVIAESRSRHVALSQALSRLSPEQRQCWVLKELAGYSYDDIASELDVPVSTVRGLLARARRNVIREMEEWR from the coding sequence ATGCAGGCTGAGCAGCCGCAGCCGCAGCCGCAGCCGCAGCCGCACGGCTCGTTGCCACTCGGCGACGCCGACGACCGCACGATCGTCGGCCGTGCAGCCGATGGCGATGTGCGCGCGTTCGAGGTGCTGGTTCGGCGCTACGGCCCGCTCATGCGCGCATATGCCAGGCGAGTGCTCGGAAACAACGACGAGACCGACGATGTCGTGCAGGAGTCCTTCATTACAGCGTGGCAGCAGCTGCCGAATCTCAACGACGGCAGCGTCGTGAAGAGCTGGCTGATGCGCATTGTCAGCCGCAAGAGCATCGACCGCATCCGCGCCCGAAAGCTGCACGTGGATATCGACGATCACGACCAGCCGGCCCCCGCTGCCGAAGCCCCCGCAGTGATCGCCGAATCGCGTTCCCGTCATGTGGCGCTCAGCCAGGCCCTCTCCCGCCTGTCGCCGGAGCAGAGGCAGTGCTGGGTGCTGAAAGAACTCGCGGGATACAGTTACGACGACATAGCCAGCGAGCTCGATGTTCCGGTCTCGACGGTTCGAGGGCTGTTGGCCCGGGCGCGAAGAAACGTCATCCGTGAGATGGAGGAGTGGCGATGA
- a CDS encoding PLP-dependent aminotransferase family protein, whose product MTSLRLSARALENLLGEWRTGSATTYVALADRIRLLSLDGRIPGGSRLPAERELAARLSLSRSTIGAAYAHLRESGYVESIRGSGSVTRYQPPATTHAGFHIGLGDDVDGDFSGGFSGDFTTEFGSGFADEASDEFDVIAEHFVSGEAGSQRATAIDSSQRDQRTRQTPPLPAFDSMLNFTQAALPAASEVNEALQLAAAEIGPFLKTTGFEPFGLPALRQAIADRYRERGLPTHPDEILVTSGALSGLSLIARTLISRGDRAIIESPTYPHAADALAAAGARLVPVAVTVGEGWDEDAFTQALVRTAPTVAYIMPDFHNPTGETMSNDFRRRLVDAAQRAGTVLIADETTAELNIDRADNDSFAPLASFGDAIMLGSAAKTLWGGLRIGWIRAPRTMIRRLLGTRAFTDIGTPLLEQLAATHLIRQTAAILPERQKVLRAGRDLVRETLAVTLPDWQLPAISGGLCLWAKMPRAASSQLVLNLRARAILMNAGPRFGIDGAFERFLRIPTSYSPADTYRALDALQHTWHDLNGRPLTPELPSFAEMV is encoded by the coding sequence GTGACCTCCCTCCGCCTCTCTGCCCGTGCCCTTGAAAACCTGCTCGGTGAGTGGAGGACCGGCTCGGCCACGACGTACGTTGCGCTCGCTGACCGCATTCGCCTGCTCTCGCTCGACGGGCGGATTCCGGGGGGCAGCAGGCTGCCGGCAGAGCGCGAGCTGGCTGCGAGACTCTCGCTCAGTCGCAGCACGATCGGTGCCGCCTACGCACACCTTCGCGAATCGGGGTACGTCGAGAGCATCCGCGGCTCTGGCAGCGTCACGCGCTACCAGCCCCCGGCGACGACACACGCGGGGTTCCACATCGGCTTGGGCGACGATGTCGACGGCGACTTCAGCGGGGGCTTCAGCGGGGACTTCACCACCGAATTCGGCAGCGGCTTCGCTGACGAGGCCAGTGACGAGTTCGACGTGATCGCCGAGCACTTCGTCTCCGGCGAAGCTGGCTCACAACGGGCGACTGCGATCGACAGCAGTCAGCGTGACCAGCGCACCCGCCAGACCCCTCCACTGCCTGCCTTCGATTCGATGCTCAACTTCACCCAGGCGGCCCTGCCCGCCGCAAGCGAAGTCAACGAGGCCCTGCAACTCGCCGCGGCTGAGATCGGCCCATTCCTGAAGACGACCGGCTTCGAACCGTTCGGCCTGCCGGCGCTGCGCCAGGCGATTGCAGACCGATACCGCGAGCGCGGGCTGCCCACGCACCCCGACGAGATTCTCGTGACCAGTGGCGCGCTCAGCGGCCTCAGCCTCATCGCCAGAACCCTCATCAGCCGCGGCGACCGCGCCATCATCGAGTCCCCGACCTACCCCCACGCGGCCGACGCGCTGGCAGCAGCCGGCGCCCGACTCGTTCCCGTGGCGGTCACCGTGGGGGAGGGGTGGGACGAAGATGCCTTCACGCAAGCCCTCGTTCGCACGGCCCCGACGGTGGCGTACATCATGCCCGACTTCCACAACCCCACTGGCGAGACGATGAGCAACGACTTTCGTCGCCGCCTGGTCGATGCGGCCCAACGCGCCGGAACCGTGCTCATCGCCGATGAGACCACAGCCGAACTCAACATCGACCGTGCCGACAATGACTCCTTCGCCCCCCTCGCCAGCTTCGGTGACGCCATCATGCTCGGCTCGGCGGCGAAGACGCTCTGGGGCGGCCTCCGCATCGGCTGGATCCGCGCGCCCCGCACGATGATCCGTCGCCTGCTCGGCACCCGCGCGTTCACCGACATCGGCACCCCGCTGCTCGAACAGCTCGCCGCAACGCACCTCATCAGGCAGACGGCTGCGATTCTGCCCGAGCGCCAGAAGGTGCTGCGTGCTGGACGCGACCTGGTGCGTGAAACCCTTGCCGTCACCCTTCCCGACTGGCAGCTGCCGGCGATCTCGGGTGGCCTCTGCCTCTGGGCGAAGATGCCGCGTGCCGCCAGTTCACAACTGGTGCTGAACCTCCGGGCCCGGGCCATCCTCATGAACGCCGGCCCGCGCTTCGGCATCGACGGCGCATTCGAGCGATTCCTGCGCATTCCGACGAGCTACTCGCCCGCCGACACGTACCGTGCACTGGATGCCCTGCAGCACACCTGGCATGACCTCAACGGTCGCCCGCTCACCCCCGAGCTGCCCTCCTTCGCCGAGATGGTCTGA
- a CDS encoding DUF2273 domain-containing protein, with amino-acid sequence MSLGNDSARLGASETVTARVSATRTGILVGAVLALTWIIFGFWAFVFVVIAMAIGAVVGRALDGRLDVAALVGAFRGKRSSS; translated from the coding sequence GTGAGCCTCGGCAACGACAGTGCGCGCCTCGGCGCCTCAGAGACCGTGACCGCGCGAGTCTCAGCAACCCGGACCGGCATTCTCGTGGGCGCCGTTCTGGCCCTCACCTGGATCATCTTCGGCTTCTGGGCGTTCGTCTTCGTCGTGATCGCCATGGCGATCGGTGCCGTGGTCGGCCGGGCCCTCGACGGCAGGCTCGACGTCGCCGCGCTGGTCGGGGCGTTCAGGGGTAAGCGTTCCTCGTCATGA
- a CDS encoding PhzF family phenazine biosynthesis protein, with the protein MRTRAFTQVDVFTAVAYRGNPLAVVLDAEGIDDASMARFANWTNLSETTFLLPPTLAGAEAGADYRVRIFTPSSELPFAGHPTLGSAHAWLEAGGVPRESGIVVQECGVGLVQIRVDAASARLAFAAPPLLRSGPIDSDELTDIVAALGISPADVVDSNWVDNGPGWAGVLLATADAVLAAEPDFDALGERSIGIVGPRATAAGHPEFEVRGFAGGVGVREDPVTGSLNASLAQWMIGAGHAPTHYLARQGTRLGRDGLVDLDLQGGQVWVGGQTVTCVTGSVLL; encoded by the coding sequence ATGAGAACCAGAGCATTCACGCAGGTCGACGTCTTCACCGCGGTCGCCTATCGAGGGAACCCCCTGGCGGTCGTACTCGACGCCGAAGGCATCGACGATGCATCCATGGCTCGATTTGCGAACTGGACCAACCTCTCTGAGACGACGTTCCTGCTTCCTCCGACTCTCGCCGGGGCAGAGGCGGGCGCCGACTACCGGGTGCGCATCTTCACCCCCAGCAGCGAGCTGCCGTTCGCCGGGCACCCGACCCTTGGTTCTGCGCACGCCTGGCTCGAGGCGGGTGGAGTGCCGCGTGAGAGCGGCATCGTCGTTCAGGAGTGTGGCGTCGGCCTGGTTCAGATTCGCGTCGACGCGGCATCGGCTCGACTCGCCTTTGCGGCGCCCCCACTGCTGCGGAGCGGCCCGATCGACAGCGACGAGCTCACCGACATCGTGGCCGCCCTCGGAATCTCGCCCGCCGACGTGGTCGACTCGAACTGGGTCGACAACGGCCCGGGCTGGGCTGGCGTGCTGCTTGCCACGGCCGATGCCGTGCTTGCCGCAGAGCCCGACTTCGACGCGCTGGGCGAACGTTCGATCGGCATCGTGGGGCCGCGGGCGACTGCCGCCGGGCATCCGGAGTTCGAAGTGCGTGGCTTCGCGGGGGGCGTGGGGGTTCGCGAAGACCCGGTCACCGGCAGCCTCAACGCGAGCCTCGCACAGTGGATGATCGGGGCCGGCCACGCCCCGACCCACTACCTCGCACGGCAGGGCACCCGTCTCGGACGCGACGGCCTGGTCGACCTCGACCTCCAGGGCGGCCAGGTGTGGGTCGGCGGCCAGACGGTGACGTGCGTGACAGGGTCGGTGCTGCTCTAG
- a CDS encoding beta-propeller fold lactonase family protein: MSTRPEYEHELGELVWVGSYTADSGHDGEGIGALRVRGVLAAAEADRAPSAPTTSSEGDPGLQWLGTAIAIPSPSFLATHPTLPVVYAVGERAQTVGAYMRVAEYALEPFGETWPSGAAACHVAVDPAGRFIIVSCWNDGKLVLYDLDDSGAIVSRFEDATASDPYAEQAALAVTTAKAAEAGFAPRTSRAHSSIVIPDGRIVSTDLGFDLVRVWQYRPTAENPEASPGAAAGSRLVLDHEIVLPFWSGPRHVALHPSGALLVLTEYSVEVVTIAPAENVRAYGPSGLPLLQITSTSSAVSAPIEPFDAAAEISLSGDARFAYVTVRGSNRLSTMSVDDRGAVHPVADVSTCGVKPRHHVVLGTRLLVAHTESNDVALFELDPATGIPSPTGRLTVAAPTALVAA, from the coding sequence ATGAGTACTCGCCCAGAATACGAACACGAACTCGGCGAGCTGGTCTGGGTCGGATCCTATACAGCAGACTCCGGGCACGACGGCGAGGGGATCGGCGCCCTCAGGGTTCGCGGTGTCCTGGCTGCGGCCGAGGCTGATCGCGCACCCTCAGCGCCGACAACATCATCTGAGGGCGACCCGGGTCTGCAGTGGCTGGGAACCGCGATAGCCATCCCCTCCCCGTCGTTTCTCGCGACACACCCAACGCTGCCCGTTGTGTATGCGGTAGGTGAGAGGGCGCAGACGGTCGGGGCTTATATGCGCGTCGCGGAATACGCACTCGAGCCCTTCGGCGAGACCTGGCCCTCCGGAGCTGCAGCCTGCCATGTCGCCGTCGATCCGGCGGGTCGTTTCATCATCGTCTCGTGCTGGAACGACGGCAAGCTGGTGCTCTACGACCTCGACGATTCTGGTGCCATCGTCTCGCGATTCGAGGATGCGACTGCCAGCGACCCTTACGCCGAGCAGGCAGCGCTCGCGGTCACCACGGCGAAGGCTGCTGAGGCCGGTTTCGCACCACGGACCAGCCGTGCCCACTCCAGCATCGTGATCCCCGACGGCCGCATCGTCAGCACCGACCTGGGTTTCGACCTGGTGCGTGTCTGGCAGTACCGCCCCACCGCCGAGAATCCCGAGGCGTCACCCGGGGCGGCCGCGGGCTCCCGTCTTGTGCTGGATCACGAGATCGTGCTCCCGTTCTGGAGCGGGCCACGCCACGTTGCGCTTCACCCGAGCGGAGCGCTGCTCGTTCTCACTGAGTACTCCGTGGAGGTGGTCACCATCGCGCCCGCCGAGAATGTGCGTGCCTACGGCCCGTCAGGGCTCCCGCTCCTGCAGATCACCAGTACGTCGTCGGCGGTCTCGGCGCCGATCGAGCCGTTCGATGCTGCCGCTGAGATCTCTTTGTCGGGCGACGCGCGGTTCGCCTACGTCACCGTACGTGGATCGAATCGGCTGAGCACGATGTCGGTGGATGACCGGGGGGCCGTTCATCCGGTTGCCGACGTCTCGACCTGCGGAGTCAAGCCCCGCCACCACGTCGTTCTCGGTACACGGTTGCTCGTTGCCCACACCGAATCGAATGATGTCGCCTTGTTCGAGCTCGACCCGGCCACGGGCATCCCGAGCCCGACTGGCCGACTCACGGTCGCAGCGCCGACAGCGCTGGTCGCCGCGTAG
- a CDS encoding helix-turn-helix domain-containing protein: MPLLNERATSALDQASAQRLTVALQTEANAARGRRVKAASADAPARDATTSPAPARTTEPRRAKGTAAPTIMVDDRTLPVTPEVVEAVLDLLRRFAEGHAVVVASTDSLLTTSQAAELIGISATYLLRLANDGVIPVEYRGTHRRFALADATAYLEKSRAAKAERAAASLPDGDGTSEAGATAESKLPAGQKTPGVTSKRRRTAG; the protein is encoded by the coding sequence GTGCCCCTCCTCAACGAACGAGCCACCAGCGCGCTCGACCAGGCCAGCGCACAGCGCCTCACCGTTGCGCTCCAGACCGAGGCGAACGCCGCGCGGGGCCGCCGCGTCAAGGCAGCATCGGCCGACGCTCCCGCCCGCGACGCGACGACCTCGCCTGCGCCGGCTCGAACCACCGAACCGCGCCGGGCGAAAGGCACTGCCGCGCCGACGATCATGGTGGATGATCGCACTCTTCCCGTCACGCCCGAAGTGGTTGAAGCGGTTCTCGACCTCCTGCGCCGGTTCGCCGAGGGGCACGCCGTGGTTGTAGCCTCGACCGATTCGCTTCTCACCACCTCGCAGGCTGCGGAGCTGATCGGCATTTCAGCGACGTACCTGCTGCGCCTCGCCAACGACGGCGTCATCCCGGTCGAGTACCGCGGAACTCATCGTCGTTTTGCCCTGGCCGACGCAACGGCGTACCTCGAGAAGTCGCGTGCTGCCAAGGCCGAACGCGCAGCGGCTTCACTCCCGGACGGCGATGGCACCTCAGAGGCGGGCGCGACCGCCGAGTCGAAGTTGCCAGCCGGCCAGAAGACACCCGGCGTGACGAGCAAACGCAGACGCACCGCAGGCTGA
- a CDS encoding M18 family aminopeptidase, with protein sequence MDAEPDYIDDFAQFITASPSSYHAVAETARQLTAAGFTELDERAEWPSSEAGAGIGDGSPARHYVVRDGSIVAWSVPPTAGPATPFRIIGTHTDSPGFKLKPKPTTSSNGWLQAGVEVYGGPLLNSWLDRELELAGRLVTADGATHLVRTGPFLRIPQLAIHLDRDANAGLTLDRQRHTSPVFGVGDVSQADLLEHLVGLVPRAELDGTAFQDSGLHGSDVLGYDIVTADTAPPQRFGLDRQLFAAGRMDNLSSVFAGLVALLSLSEPDCPGRIDGHVSVLAAFDHEELGSESRSGASGPLLDDVLTRISGGLGATTEQRLRAYAGSWCISADAGHAVHPNYPEKHDPVNRPIAGGGPLLKINANQRYATDARGAALWATACADAGVSYQEFVSNNTVPCGSTIGPLTATRLGISTVDVGVPLLSMHSARELAHAADPPALSAALTAFFAPRVRSALSDGAGALPDERNAR encoded by the coding sequence ATGGATGCTGAACCCGACTACATCGACGACTTCGCCCAGTTCATCACCGCGTCTCCCTCGTCGTACCACGCTGTCGCAGAGACTGCCCGGCAACTGACCGCCGCGGGCTTCACCGAACTCGACGAGCGAGCTGAGTGGCCGAGCTCCGAAGCCGGTGCGGGAATCGGCGACGGATCACCCGCACGTCACTATGTGGTGCGCGACGGCTCGATCGTCGCGTGGAGCGTTCCGCCCACCGCAGGGCCTGCGACACCATTCCGCATCATCGGTACCCACACCGATTCGCCCGGCTTCAAACTGAAACCCAAGCCGACCACGTCCTCGAACGGCTGGCTGCAGGCCGGCGTCGAGGTCTACGGCGGCCCGCTGCTCAACTCCTGGCTCGACCGGGAGCTCGAGCTTGCTGGCCGGTTGGTGACTGCCGACGGCGCAACCCACCTTGTTCGAACCGGGCCGTTCCTTCGCATACCGCAGCTGGCCATCCACCTCGATCGCGACGCCAATGCCGGGCTCACGCTCGACCGCCAGCGACACACCAGCCCGGTCTTCGGGGTGGGCGACGTGTCGCAGGCCGACCTGCTCGAGCACCTCGTCGGCCTTGTGCCCCGCGCCGAGCTCGATGGCACTGCGTTCCAGGACTCCGGGCTCCATGGTTCTGACGTGTTGGGTTATGACATCGTCACCGCCGACACTGCCCCGCCACAGAGGTTCGGCCTCGACCGCCAGCTCTTCGCCGCTGGTCGCATGGACAACCTCAGCTCGGTCTTCGCCGGCCTGGTTGCGCTACTGTCACTGTCGGAGCCAGACTGCCCCGGGCGAATCGATGGGCACGTGAGCGTGCTCGCGGCCTTCGACCACGAAGAACTCGGCTCTGAATCCCGCTCGGGGGCTAGCGGCCCCCTTCTCGATGACGTTCTCACGCGCATCTCGGGTGGCCTGGGAGCGACGACCGAGCAGAGGCTCCGGGCCTACGCAGGGTCGTGGTGCATCTCTGCCGATGCGGGGCATGCCGTGCATCCGAACTACCCCGAGAAGCATGACCCGGTGAACCGCCCGATCGCCGGTGGCGGGCCGTTGCTGAAGATCAACGCCAACCAGCGCTACGCGACGGATGCCCGGGGGGCCGCCCTCTGGGCAACAGCCTGCGCCGATGCCGGCGTCAGCTACCAGGAGTTCGTCTCGAACAACACCGTGCCGTGTGGCTCGACGATCGGGCCCTTGACGGCGACCCGGCTCGGAATCAGTACGGTCGACGTCGGGGTTCCCCTCTTGTCGATGCACTCCGCGCGGGAGCTGGCCCACGCGGCCGACCCGCCGGCGCTCTCGGCGGCGTTGACGGCGTTCTTTGCGCCGAGGGTGCGTAGCGCACTATCCGATGGAGCGGGTGCTTTGCCCGACGAGAGGAATGCGCGATGA
- a CDS encoding Asp23/Gls24 family envelope stress response protein, translated as MANSNTNPTSVTPTIVATPTLSPSAEVAVGKTVINDSVIAKVAGIAAREVAGVHALGGGAARAIGAIRNAISSTDLTQGINVEVGETQVAVDVTIVAEYPVPLQDVADGVRQSIIRAIEDLVGMEVTEVNVTIDDVYIPADDAETETEARVQ; from the coding sequence ATGGCAAACTCGAACACCAACCCGACCAGCGTGACACCCACCATCGTGGCCACGCCGACGCTCTCCCCGAGCGCCGAAGTCGCCGTTGGCAAGACCGTCATCAACGACAGCGTCATCGCCAAGGTCGCGGGCATCGCTGCACGCGAAGTCGCCGGTGTTCACGCCCTCGGCGGCGGCGCGGCCCGCGCCATCGGGGCGATCCGCAACGCGATCAGCAGCACCGACCTCACCCAGGGCATCAACGTCGAGGTGGGCGAGACACAGGTCGCCGTCGACGTGACCATCGTGGCCGAGTACCCGGTGCCGCTGCAGGATGTCGCTGACGGAGTTCGGCAGTCGATCATCCGCGCCATCGAAGACCTGGTCGGTATGGAGGTCACTGAGGTCAACGTGACCATCGACGATGTGTACATCCCGGCCGATGACGCCGAGACCGAGACCGAGGCTCGGGTCCAGTGA
- a CDS encoding NADP-dependent oxidoreductase — MRAITFETYGGSDVLNLTDDRPVPGIAPDEVLVRVRFAAVNPFDLKLRSGSMQKVIHPTFPLVPGSEMAGTVEQLGADVSGLVVGDEVFGWATSGSYAEFAAARVVAKKPHALHWEAAASLPVAADAATRGLGLLRLQPHETLLIHGGAGVVGSLAVQLAVRADVTVIATCSASDTDAVRHLGAHPVLYGEGVFERVRELAPDGVDAVLDAAGAGVLPGSIELVGGTERVVTLADPAAYALGVTFSSGSAKEQNAGVLSEVAALVVEGALVLPVARHFALADAAEAQDAVAAGGRRGKVLLDL, encoded by the coding sequence ATGAGAGCCATCACCTTCGAGACCTACGGCGGCAGCGACGTTCTGAATCTGACCGACGACCGCCCGGTGCCGGGCATCGCCCCCGACGAAGTACTCGTACGCGTGCGATTCGCAGCCGTGAACCCCTTCGACCTCAAGCTGCGCTCCGGCAGCATGCAGAAGGTCATCCATCCGACGTTCCCGCTTGTGCCCGGCAGTGAGATGGCGGGCACCGTCGAACAGCTCGGCGCTGACGTCTCCGGTCTCGTGGTCGGCGACGAGGTGTTCGGTTGGGCGACAAGCGGCTCGTACGCCGAGTTCGCAGCAGCCAGGGTGGTGGCGAAGAAGCCGCACGCTTTGCACTGGGAGGCTGCGGCATCCCTGCCGGTCGCGGCTGACGCGGCAACCCGCGGACTCGGCCTTCTGCGCCTGCAACCCCACGAGACCCTGCTGATCCACGGCGGGGCGGGTGTTGTCGGGTCGCTCGCCGTGCAACTGGCCGTGCGCGCCGACGTCACCGTTATCGCGACGTGCAGCGCGAGCGACACGGATGCCGTGCGGCACCTCGGCGCGCACCCGGTGCTCTACGGCGAAGGTGTGTTCGAGCGCGTGCGTGAGCTCGCTCCCGACGGGGTCGATGCCGTGCTCGACGCCGCGGGTGCCGGAGTGCTGCCCGGCTCGATCGAACTTGTGGGCGGCACGGAGCGCGTCGTGACGCTGGCCGACCCTGCTGCCTACGCGCTGGGCGTCACGTTCTCGTCTGGCTCGGCGAAGGAGCAGAACGCCGGCGTGCTCAGCGAGGTCGCTGCGCTTGTGGTCGAGGGCGCACTCGTGCTGCCGGTCGCGCGGCACTTCGCCCTCGCCGATGCGGCTGAAGCCCAGGATGCCGTCGCCGCGGGCGGCCGGCGCGGCAAGGTGCTGCTCGACCTCTGA
- a CDS encoding class I SAM-dependent methyltransferase, with product MTRRDPTHALSFGRAVGDYDRGRPRYPDAAVDWVLAQTLGRLGPAHAAAGPLDALDIGAGTGKFTASLLERGLNVTAVEPDPVMRSRLIETFGSRYGTALTDVEGTAEALPVPAASADLITFAQSWHWVDGTRASAEAARVLRPGGTLALVWNIRDDSAEWVAELGAIMGTSSAERFDSISPPVGAPLHTYAHADFYWDNTITRESLLAMVTSRSYVIALQPDARAEMLRMIELLLDEHPHLAGRTSYLLPYVTRVTLVAS from the coding sequence ATGACGCGTCGCGACCCGACCCACGCTCTCTCCTTCGGCAGAGCCGTCGGCGACTACGATCGTGGCCGCCCACGCTACCCCGATGCCGCTGTCGACTGGGTGCTGGCCCAGACTCTCGGCAGGCTCGGGCCCGCTCACGCGGCCGCCGGCCCCCTCGATGCGCTCGATATCGGCGCCGGGACCGGAAAATTCACAGCCTCTCTCCTCGAGAGGGGCCTCAACGTCACTGCGGTGGAGCCCGACCCCGTGATGCGCAGCCGGCTCATTGAGACATTCGGCAGTCGCTATGGCACGGCACTGACCGACGTCGAAGGCACCGCGGAGGCCCTTCCGGTTCCTGCGGCGAGCGCCGACCTCATCACCTTCGCCCAGTCCTGGCACTGGGTCGATGGCACCCGGGCATCGGCCGAGGCCGCCCGCGTGCTGCGGCCCGGCGGCACCCTCGCCCTGGTCTGGAACATCCGTGACGATTCCGCCGAGTGGGTGGCTGAGCTCGGCGCAATTATGGGCACCTCGTCGGCCGAGCGCTTCGACAGCATCAGCCCACCGGTCGGGGCCCCGCTGCACACCTACGCCCACGCAGACTTCTACTGGGACAACACCATCACCCGCGAATCGCTCCTGGCCATGGTGACGTCGCGCAGCTACGTGATCGCCCTGCAACCCGACGCGCGCGCCGAGATGCTCCGGATGATCGAACTCCTGCTCGACGAACACCCCCACCTGGCCGGCCGCACCTCATACCTGCTGCCGTACGTGACGCGGGTGACCCTGGTGGCTAGCTGA
- a CDS encoding SDR family oxidoreductase, translated as MSIVVTGATGHLGHLIVESLLARGVAPGDIIAAGRNPEKLDALQPLGVRIAVIDFTNPTSLAAAFEGADTLVLVSGSEVGQRIAQHSNAIDAANAAGISHIVYTSAPRASTSALILAPEHKATEEYLRASGIDFTILRNNWYNENYTRGLGQIAETGVYLASTSDGRVASASRADYAEAVAAVLTAENPSAHVNATYELSGDVAWNGAEFAVTLSDVLGREVAYSSVTADDHAAALRAAGLDEATIGFVTALDANIADGLLDKSSDDLSRLIGRPTTPVGVTLAAAAA; from the coding sequence ATGTCAATCGTCGTCACCGGAGCCACCGGCCACCTCGGCCATCTCATCGTCGAAAGTCTGCTTGCGCGCGGTGTTGCGCCGGGCGACATCATCGCCGCCGGGCGCAACCCAGAGAAACTGGATGCCCTGCAGCCGCTCGGCGTGCGAATCGCCGTCATCGACTTCACCAACCCGACCTCTCTTGCGGCAGCATTCGAGGGCGCAGACACACTCGTCCTGGTGTCGGGCAGCGAGGTCGGGCAGCGGATTGCCCAGCACTCCAACGCGATCGATGCGGCGAACGCCGCCGGAATCAGCCACATCGTCTACACGAGCGCCCCGCGCGCAAGCACCAGCGCGTTGATTCTCGCGCCGGAGCACAAGGCGACCGAAGAGTACCTCCGGGCATCCGGAATCGACTTCACGATTCTTCGCAACAACTGGTACAACGAGAACTACACCCGTGGCCTCGGCCAGATCGCCGAGACGGGCGTGTACCTGGCAAGCACCAGCGACGGTCGGGTGGCGAGCGCCTCGCGTGCCGACTACGCCGAAGCCGTCGCTGCCGTCCTCACAGCAGAGAACCCCTCAGCGCATGTGAACGCCACCTACGAGCTCTCGGGTGACGTTGCCTGGAACGGTGCCGAATTCGCAGTCACACTGAGTGACGTGCTCGGCCGCGAGGTCGCGTATTCGTCGGTGACCGCCGACGACCATGCCGCAGCCCTGCGCGCCGCAGGCCTCGACGAAGCAACCATCGGCTTCGTGACCGCTCTCGATGCAAACATCGCAGACGGCCTTCTCGACAAGTCCTCCGACGATCTGTCGCGCCTGATCGGCCGGCCCACCACACCCGTCGGGGTCACGCTGGCAGCAGCTGCAGCCTGA
- a CDS encoding pentapeptide repeat-containing protein — protein MREKKAVAAQPPHIDFPEPVVPAGEGNDRPISPGDYREGELISVKDFTGDDLSGCSFLECRFDSVTLTDAELRGSRFIESVFDAPFAHSLRAARTTWRDVRIERPRWGSAELFDAELESVHLRGGKIDYLNLRGSKLNNVIVEECAITDLDLAGFTGNRVAFVNCRIGTLDATGATCTNVDLRSSEFAGLHGIAGLAGTIIDDGQLLLFAPLLAEHLGLRVEN, from the coding sequence ATGCGTGAGAAGAAGGCAGTCGCGGCCCAGCCACCGCACATCGATTTCCCCGAACCCGTCGTGCCGGCCGGAGAGGGCAACGATCGGCCGATTTCGCCTGGTGATTATCGCGAGGGCGAACTCATCTCGGTGAAGGACTTCACCGGCGACGATCTGAGTGGATGCTCGTTCCTCGAGTGCCGGTTCGACTCCGTGACCCTGACCGACGCCGAGCTGCGGGGCTCGCGCTTCATCGAATCGGTCTTCGATGCACCTTTTGCCCACTCCCTCAGAGCCGCCAGAACCACGTGGCGCGATGTGCGCATCGAGCGCCCCCGTTGGGGATCGGCCGAGCTGTTCGATGCCGAGCTCGAATCTGTGCACCTTCGCGGGGGAAAGATCGACTACCTGAACCTCCGGGGGTCGAAACTCAACAACGTGATTGTCGAGGAGTGCGCGATCACCGACCTCGACCTCGCCGGTTTCACCGGCAACCGGGTCGCGTTCGTGAACTGCCGGATCGGCACGCTCGATGCGACTGGTGCCACCTGCACCAATGTCGACCTTCGCAGCAGCGAGTTCGCTGGGCTGCACGGCATCGCCGGGCTCGCCGGCACCATCATCGACGACGGGCAGCTCTTGCTCTTCGCCCCACTTCTGGCTGAGCACCTGGGCCTGCGCGTCGAGAACTGA
- a CDS encoding CsbD family protein, which yields MGTSDKINNAAQDLAGKAKEATGKVTNNDSLTAEGRADQAAASAKKAGENVKDVFKK from the coding sequence ATGGGCACTTCAGACAAGATCAACAACGCAGCTCAGGATCTCGCAGGCAAGGCCAAAGAGGCAACCGGCAAGGTCACCAACAACGATTCACTCACCGCGGAGGGCCGGGCCGACCAGGCTGCAGCCAGCGCGAAGAAGGCCGGCGAGAACGTCAAGGACGTCTTCAAGAAGTAG